Proteins encoded within one genomic window of Triticum aestivum cultivar Chinese Spring chromosome 2D, IWGSC CS RefSeq v2.1, whole genome shotgun sequence:
- the LOC123052042 gene encoding 40S ribosomal protein S6-2, with amino-acid sequence MKLNIANPTTGCQKKVEIDDDMKLRNLYDKRISQEVVGDLLGEEFEGYIFKIMGGCDKQGFPMKQGVLTPGRVRLLLHRGTSCFRGHGRRVGERRRKSVRGCIVSQDLSVINLVIVKKGKNDLPGLTDTEKPRMRGPKRASKIKKLFNLGKDDDVRQYVNTYRRSFTNKKGKTVSKAPKIQRLVTPLTLQRKRARIADKKKRIAKKKSEAAEYQKLLAQRLKEQRDRRSESMAKRRSKLSAATKAPAASA; translated from the exons ATGAAG TTGAACATCGCGAACCCCACCACGGGGTGCCAGAAGAAGGTGGAGATCGATGACGACATGAAGCT GCGGAACCTTTATGACAAGAGGATCTCTCAGGAGGTAGTTGGTGATCTTCTGGGTGAG GAATTTGAGGGCTATATTTTCAAGATCATGGGTGGCTGCGATAAGCAGGGCTTCCCAATGAAGCAAGGAGTGCTAACTCCTGGGCGtgttcgccttctgcttcacaggg GCACATCTTGCTTCCGTGGACATGGCAGGCGTGTTGGTGAGCGCCGGAGGAAGTCTGTCCGTGGTTGCATTGTCAGCCAAGACCTATCTGTTATCAACTTGGTGATTGTCAAGAAGGGCAAGAATGATCTGCCAGGCCTGACCGACACTGAGAAGCCCAGGATGAGGGGACCCAAGAGGGCTTCCAAGATCAAGAAGCTCTTCAACCTTGGCAAGGATGATGATGTCCGCCAGTATGTCAACACATACCGCAGGTCCTTCACAAACAAGAAGG GGAAGACCGTGAGCAAGGCTCCCAAGATCCAGCGTCTTGTGACACCCTTGACCCTCCAGAGGAAGCGCGCGAGAATCGCCGACAAGAAGAAGAGGATTGCCAAGAAGAAGTCTGAGGCTGCTGAGTACCAGAAGCTGCTTGCACAGAGGTTGAAGGAGCAAAGAGACCGCCGGAGCGAGAGCATGGCCAAGAGGAGGTCGAAGCTTTCTGCTGCTACCAAGGCTCCTGCTGCCTCTGCTTAA
- the LOC123052041 gene encoding serine/threonine-protein kinase SAPK2 has protein sequence MERYEVIKDIGSGNFGVAKLVRDVRTKELFAVKFIERGHKIDENVQREIMNHRSLRHPNIVRFKEVVLTPTHLAIVMEYAAGGELFERICGSGRFSENEARFFFQQLLSGVSYCHSMQICHRDLKLENTLLDGSEAPRLKICDFGYSKSSVLHSQPKSTVGTPAYIAPEVLSRREYDGKVADVWSCGVTLYVMLVGAYPFEDPDEPKNFRKTITRILSVQYSVPDYVRISMECRHLLSRIFVANPEQRITIQEIKNHPWFLKNLPIEMTDEYQMSLHMVGVNAPPQTLEEIMAIIQEARIPGDGSKFAGQLSVPGLGSMELDDIDDVDVDVEDSGDFVCAL, from the exons ATGGAGCGGTACGAGGTGATCAAGGACATAGGGTCGGGCAACTTCGGGGTGGCCAAGCTGGTCCGGGACGTCAGGACCAAGGAGCTCTTCGCCGTCAAGTTCATCGAGAGGGGGCACAAG ATTGATGAGAATGTTCAGAGGGAGATTATGAACCACAGATCTCTGAGGCATCCGAACATTGTTAGATTCAAAGAG GTTGTGCTAACTCCCACACATTTGGCCATAGTTATGGAATACGCTGCTGGCGGTGAGCTATTTGAAAGGATCTGTGGTTCTGGAAGATTTAGCGAGAATGAG GCTAGGTTCTTCTTCCAACAATTGCTTTCAGGAGTTAGCTATTGCCATTCCATG CAAATATGTCATAGAGATTTGAAACTAGAAAATACGCTCCTGGATGGGAGCGAAGCACCCCGGCTCAAGATATGTGATTTCGGTTACTCCAAG TCCTCTGTGTTGCACTCTCAGCCAAAATCGACCGTCGGTACTCCTGCCTACATCGCCCCCGAGGTCCTTTCTAGAAGGGAATATGATGGAAAG GTCGCTGATGTTTGGTCCTGTGGAGTAACTCTATATGTGATGCTTGTGGGCGCTTATCCTTTTGAGGACCCAGACGAACCGAAGAATTTCCGCAAGACAATTACT AGGATACTCAGTGTACAATACTCAGTACCTGATTATGTCCGGATTTCAATGGAGTGCAGACATTTGCTGTCCCGGATTTTCGTGGCAAACCCTGAGCAA CGAATAACCATCCAAGAGATCAAGAACCACCCGTGGTTCCTCAAGAATCTGCCGATCGAGATGACCGACGAGTACCAGATGAGCCTGCACATGGTCGGCGTCAACGCTCCCCCGCAGACCCTGGAGGAGATCATGGCCATCATCCAGGAGGCGCGGATACCGGGCGACGGTTCCAAGTTCGCCGGGCAGCTGTCAGTGCCTGGGCTAGGGAGCATGGAGCTCGACGACATAGATGATGTCGATGTGGACGTCGAGGACAGCGGTGACTTTGTGTGCGCGTTGTGA
- the LOC123052040 gene encoding phospho-2-dehydro-3-deoxyheptonate aldolase 2, chloroplastic — MALATNTAAAAAALTGGAAQPRRAGFLPLKRRTISAVHAADPARSGGASVPAAAAAKTSSPTVAPEAAAVTRPASWSVDSWRKKKALQLPEYPNKEELDAVLKTIETFPPIVFAGEARHLEDRLAEAAMGRAFVLQGGDCAESFKEFNANNIRDTFRVLLQMGAVLMFGGQVPVVKVGRMAGQFAKPRSDNFEEKDGVKLPSYRGDNVNGDAFDLKSRTPDPDRMIRAYAQSVATLNLLRAFATGGYAAMQRVIQWNLDFMDHNEQGDRYRELAHRVDEALGFMTAAGLGMDHPIMTTTDFWTSHECLLLPYEQALTREDSTSGLFYDCSAHMVWVGERTRQLDGAHVEFLRGIANPLGIKVSDKMNPAELVKLIDILNPSNKPGRITIITRMGAENMRVKLPHLIRAVRNSGQIVTWITDPMHGNTIKAPCGLKTRPFDSIMNEVRAFFDVHDQEGSHPGGIHLEMTGQNVTECIGGSRTVTFDDLGDRYHTHCDPRLNASQSLELAFIIAERLRKRRMKSGLTNNLPLPPLAF, encoded by the exons ATGGCGCTCGCCACCaacaccgccgccgcggccgccgcgctgACCGGCGGCGCGGCCCAGCCCCGCCGCGCGGGGTTCCTCCCCCTCAAGCGCCGCACCATCTCCGCGGTGCACGCCGCCGACCCCGCCCGGAGCGGCGGCGCGTCCGTCCCGGCGGCCGCGGCGGCCAAGACCTCGTCCCCGACCGTGGCGCCGGAGGCCGCGGCCGTGACCCGGCCCGCGAGCTGGTCCGTCGacagctggaggaagaagaaggcgctgCAGCTGCCCGAGTACCCCAACAAGGAGGAGCTCGACGCGGTGCTCAAGACGATCGAGACCTTCCCGCCCATCGTGTTCGCCGGCGAGGCGCGCCACCTCGAGGACCGCCTCGCCGAGGCCGCCATGGGCCGCGCCTTCGTCCTCCAGGGCGGCGACTGCGCCGAGAGCTTCAAGGAGTTCAACGCCAACAACATCCGTGACACCTTCCGTGTGCTGCTCCAGATGGGCGCCGTCCTCATGTTCGGCGGCCAGGTCCCCGTCGTCAAG GTGGGACGGATGGCTGGCCAGTTCGCCAAGCCCAGGTCTGACAACTTCGAAGAGAAGGACGGCGTCAAGCTGCCGAGTTACAGGGGCGATAACGTCAACGGCGACGCCTTCGACCTCAAGAGCCGCACGCCTGACCCCGACAGGATGATCAGGGCCTACGCCCAGTCGGTGGCGACGCTGAACTTGCTCCGCGCGTTCGCGACCGGAGGCTACGCAGCTATGCAGCGCGTCATCCAGTGGAACCTGGATTTCATGGATCACAACGAGCAGGGAGACAG GTACCGTGAGTTGGCACATAGGGTGGATGAGGCTCTTGGCTTCATGACTGCAGCTGGGCTGGGAATGGACCATCCGATAATGACGACTACTGACTTCTGGACATCCCACGAGTGTCTCCTCTTGCCATATGAGCAGGCTCTTACCCGTGAGGACTCCACAAGTGGCCTTTTCTACGACTGCTCGGCCCATATGGTGTGGGTTGGTGAGCGCACTCGTCAACTCGATGGGGCTCATGTTGAATTCCTCCGTGGTATTGCCAACCCTCTTGGCATTAAG GTGAGTGACAAGATGAACCCTGCTGAACTGGTGAAGCTGATTGACATTTTGAACCCTTCAAACAAGCCGGGAAGGATCACCATAATTACAAGAATGGGGGCTGAGAACATGAGGGTGAAGTTGCCTCATCTCATCCGTGCTGTCCGCAATTCTGGACAGATTGTCACATGGATTACCGACCCCATGCACGGAAACACCATCAAGGCCCCATGTGGTCTGAAGACTCGTCCATTTGACTCTATTATG AATGAGGTGCGTGCATTCTTCGACGTGCACGACCAAGAAGGCAGCCACCCAGGAGGTATCCACCTTGAAATGACTGGACAGAATGTCACTGAGTGCATTGGTGGATCGCGGACTGTGACCTTCGATGACCTGGGTGACCGCTACCACACCCACTGCGACCCAAGGCTGAACGCGTCGCAGTCTCTGGAGCTCGCTTTCATCATCGCCGAGAGACTCAGGAAGAGGCGGATGAAGTCAGGACTCACCAACAACCTGCCACTGCCCCCATTGGCTTTCTAA